The Marasmius oreades isolate 03SP1 chromosome 2, whole genome shotgun sequence genomic sequence CAATTGTCTGGAATTTGCGGTCTACGAATTCGTTATTCTGCGAGAATCCGGGGGATCAGCAATGAACCAAAAACGGTCTTGAGAGCGCAGGGAACTGACGTGATCCTTAACCTCCACTTCGACAGTGTAAAGCGGCTGTTTTCCATAACCTACAGGATACCATAGTCGGACTTCTCCGGgagtgaaggaaaaggatatTTGTGAGTGCCCAGTATCCGTCGAAATGTGGCCATCTGTTACTACCATCGAGCCATCAGGACTTTTGAGTGTCACGGACGCCGTGCCAGGTACTTTCTCCAACAACTCCAACCTAATACTCAATTGGACATCGAGAGTGGGAGAGACCTTACTTCGGACATCAAGCTCAGTAATACGGTTCCGGTATGTCTGTACGCTGACAGGCTTCCAAGGCCCGGTGGTCATAAGGACGGGTCCTGGAGACTATAGTTGAGCAAGACACTTTCGAGAAACAGTCATAAAAGGGACATGCCCCAATCCCATCCATAGCTAGAATACAATCAGCAAGGCCTTCCTTAATGGACTTGATTTAGAGAACGTACTTGTATTGTGCCTTTCGAACGTGAAGTCGGCTGGAATCGCCGTTCCAAAGTGCCAATTTGCCGTGTTCCTTTTCTAAGTCGCGTCCCTGTTATGGCCAAAGCTTTGAGAAGTCGAGGGCAACAGAACAGCACCAGACTAAACATACTCTCATGAACGCGCTGTCGAAATTGACAACGAGCTCGTTTTCGGATTTCGCAGATGACTTAACATCCACGCGATACTCGACGAACTGGTTCGCCGTCCTGATATTCAACAAAAGGTCAAGTCAACGCAGCGATTTAAAGAACGAATCCCACTCAAGAATCGTAGTTCCATTCTAGAGTTGGCTACATTGAGCTTGTGGTGTCCCGGAAAGAATGTATGACCCCGCACCAGAATAATTGAAGCGAATGTATCCAGGCCTTCAAACACTAAATCAATGTGGGGTGCTGCGAGTTCCCCATCCGACAACTTGAACGAGGTCTTGAAGGTCCATTGACTCTCGCCAATCCCTAGTACGATTCCGGAATCCGTGGTTAGTAGGTAAGGGACATGTTACTTAAAAAGGGTGCTGGCCGACATTGAACATCCCATTCATGCAATCCAACGAACTGTGAATTGAGTGACCATAAGCCCCTCAGTCTTCGGCGCAAATAAACGATACGCACGGGATCAGGAATCCTCTTCAAATGCAGTAGCTCGACATGAACTGTAGTGGGAAATTGATGAACCGGCAGCCATTCCCCATCTCCCGTGCCCTCTCCTCCGCCCACTTGCGTGAAGCTCCAATCTTCCAAAAAACGAGTGTTGAAAGACGATATCATGATGAGGGAAATCACCGTCAAATTCCCTCCTGTTGTTCTTAAAGCCGTCGCGACGGAGAATGCTCGGCAACCTTAATCACCAGACACCATCGGACCGGAACGGGATAAAGTGGCTTACATTAGACTGATTACAACATAAATCTATACCGTCCATCCGTTTCCTTTGCATTCAGGAGTGATAGTTGCCCTCGGAAATACCAGCACATCGCAATCCCCAATAACGTGAAAACAGCACAAATACCACACGAAATTGCATAGTCGGGGCCCCATTGGGTAGGCCAGGCATACCTGGAACGCAATAGACTATCAGGTTGAACGACCTACAACTCCTTCAAGTAGAACTCACGCTCCAAGAATGTTGCCGGAGGATGCCACAGTGTTAATTAGCGCAATAGCAACTGCACCTTTAGCCGGCGGTTGAGAAACAGACCCACTCGCCCAGGCCAAGAAACAAATGAAACCCGCATACGACTGCGCCATGAGGAAGCTTTAAAAATGGGCGAGGGAGTCCAAAGTCAAACATAAGTTGGCAAGTTTTCAACAAGTTGTTGACTCACAACGACGTATACCGTACTGTCATGTCTTTCGACATAGCAAGGAAAAATCCAATGATCCCGACACTCATAGCAAGGGTGATGTGTGAGCAACGCTCTTCAGTGTGGTCAGAATGTCTACGAATCCAATAACAGTGAGTTTCGGAACAACGGTTAGTCAGATGCGTTCCGACCTGGAGAGGAAGACCGCGACGACCGCAGCGAATAACCATGGGGGAACACACAATAAAAGGGTGGTAACCGGATCATAACCAATTGACTCAATAAGCGTTGGGAAGTATGCGTTGAAGGACAATGACACAACGAAACAGGTTAAAGTCATGGCAAGCCACCAGACCTTCCAGTCCGTAACAGCTAGAGAAAACCCAGCGCTCCAACTCGACATTAGATCGCCGCGTTTGTCATGAGTTCCAGTGTCTTCGGTCATGCGCTTGATTGCAAGTGCTCGTTCATCGGAATCAAGCCACGGAGAGGTTTCCGGGAAATCAGGAAGGATGAAGACAGCGAAAACAGCCATAATAACTGTCAGACCACCCTCGATAAAGAAAAGCCATCTCCAAGCTGCGTAGCCGAGTAGACCTTCAGTACTACTTAGAATTGCAGATGCAATCAGAGATCCAGTAGCGTTCGAAATCAGACTGCCGATCGATAACATAGCCGTACGCTGGGACAATTCGTTGCGCTTGTACCACTTGGATAGCAAGAACTTATAGAGGCTTATCGTAAGAGACACCTGGCAAGAACTGGAGGGTATTAATGTCTCACCAGagcaccaggaaagaacgcAGCTTCAACGAAACCCAGAAAGAACCGGCTTAAAAGGGCTTGAGAGAAACTAGTGTTGTGTCATAGCTGGAAAGGAAAATCGTAGATACAGGCAAACTGACTTTGTGGTGAAACCTATCCTCGTTGGTTGAATTAAATACGGATTGAGATGTGTGCGGCAGGCGTACTTACCCGTGCTTACAGAGAGGACACCCCACAACGTCATACAAGTTGGTAAGTATACGGACGGCTTTCCCATAACGTTCATAAAAATGTTACTGAAATGTTTGTCCTTGGAATCTTATTGAGATATTAGAGGAGGTGAACGACTCACGAGGGTATTTGCATGATGATATACCCAACATAGAGGATTGATAAAATGCTGGCAAATTGTGTTCCGTGAAGCCCCAAGTCTTCTTCAAACCCACGTAATCTTGCAGCGCTGCAAAGAATTTAAGAAATGTTTATGACAAGGAGCATGGAATTGATGGCTTTGACTCTTACGAGGCATTGTTCCGGTCGATATCTGGAAAAGTATGATTGACCTGGTACACGTTCAGAAGAATGGTGACGCACAGTTCAGAATGTAAATAACAATCAGGATGCTCATTCTCGTGTCTACTTTGTGCAACAGCCTCCTTTCTAGTTCTTGACGTGCTTGCGTGCCTCCGAATTCGATGTCGTCGTTACCTTCTGTGGTGAGTCAGTACGCAAATAAAGGAAAGTAGAAGTAACAGAAACCATGATCAGTGGGGAGTAAAGGTCTGAATTCTTCAATGGAACTCGATGGTGGTTCTTCGTGAGTAAGACGATGCCTCGTCATCGTCCCTCGTGTCGTGGTGGAAGCAATTTGGGCACGTTGACAATTagcgctcagcgctcaaCGCTTGGACCATGGCAGCCACCGTAGTCCCTCCGAGTCTCCCGCCCTCCGCCACGCCTCAAGATTACTTTAGGATTGTATCACCAACGCTTATTATTCCCAGAGACCCAAAAGTTTCGATCCCAGTCGGAATACTCGCTTGCCAACGTATGTTTCTTTTCTCGTTCTATACTAGCACTAATTTTACTGGAAGGCGATCCTTTACTCCGTAGCATCGAGACGACGATCGTGAGCTGCACTGTGTATCAGCCTCCACCATCGACCTCGAAGAAAACTAAGAACGCTGTTTCTGCACCAACTCTCCCAGACGATCCCATTCTACATGTCACTTTACACGATACTGTGGTTTTTCCTGAAGGCGGTGGACAGCCTACAGACACCGGTGTCATCTCCACCCGTGAAGGCAAAAACTGGCGGGTACTTCAAGTGAAGCGTCACGGTGGCCACGCCGTTCACTACGTTCATGTGGAGGACGGTGATCTGGAGGGAGCGATGTCGGCTTTTGTGGTTGGTTTACAAGTCATTGTCCACCTCGCAGATACGGACTTCGACCGCAGATATGACCACGTATGTTCCGATTCTTGTCTTCTGCTATAGTCCGCGGTCATCATACATGAATATTGTGGCAATTTGTATTCAGATGTCGATGCATACCTCTCAACATCTCCTTTCAGCCTTGTTGGAAACACGACTGAACCTTCCAACTCTTTCTTGGTCTTTGACTAGTTCCCCTACACCCTGCTACGTTGAAATTCCTCGCATTCTGTCCGGAGATGAAATCCAGTTGATTCAAAATGAGGCGAATCGGTTGGTATTTGAGGGCCGGCGCGTGCACGTCGAGGTGGAGGAACTGAATTGGGCTGACGAGAAAGGCGTCGATATATTGGAGAATGGGCGGGCCGTTGGGAAAACCCTGCCTCAAGATTATACTGGCGGTGTGAAGCGTGTCGTCGTGATTGACGGCGTTGACAGAAATCCGCAAGTACAGCTTCTTTTCACACTAACCTATCACTAATACTTCTTCACACCTACTACAGCTGTTGTGGGACTCATCTCCCGAGCATTAACAATCTCCaactctttctccttcctcaaaCTGAGACTATTTCGCGTACAAATGTGACGTCGAGCCGACTATTTTTCCTATGTGGTCCTCGACTGCTCACATACCTGGCATCTTCTCACTCTGTCATCACGGATACTGGGTTTATTCTTAGCTGCGGTACTCGCCTAGTCCCGGCGAGAGTTGCCCAGATAGTTGAAGAGCGCAAACGGGCAGAGAAAAGGATCAACGACCTCGAATTGGAGCTTTCAATGGTGATCAGCGATAGCATGGTCTCCGAAGCTATCAACTTTTTCCAGGGTTCTGAGGCCGGTTTGTTTAAGAAATATATGCAGCGAACAGACGACGCGGGTAGCGCTTTGAGCTTCCTTTCTTCCAtcgcattttcattttctggATCCTTCTCGGAACGTTCGCTAGCCGGTAGATTCTTAATCGTTTTGTCTTCTTCACCATCATCACAGAGTGCAACCTCCACAACGCTGGTGATGGTATTTGGGTCTGAAGACAGTCTGGTCAAACAGGTAAGTGATAGGTTAAAAACACAGCTTTCAGTAAAAGGAGGCGGAAAAGGCCTTCGATGGAGTGGAAAGTACACTGGGGTTTGGAAAAATAGCAGAGAAGGTGCTGGAATTGTCGAGATGCTCACAGAAGTATGACATGCGCTAAGCAGGGCTATAGAATTCGGAATATTATGACAACGGTAAAACACAATGCCATGATAGAAATATCACAAGTGCGATTACTTCTGCTCTACATCATCGCGGATGTCGCCCATGATTCCACGAcacaactcctcttcctcgtgtATTGATATAGTTCCATCATCTGCAGTATAAAACATCAATTGAGGACAGAAGACGATAACCAGACGACCTTACCGGTTTGGAAAGCTTCGTCCGAGTCTATCACGGACGAATCGCCATCTGTGTCAGGGTCTGTGTCTCCGTCTTGTTCCCAGGCATTGTGAATGTCAAACTCCAGCTCGTCTGTTTCCATATCGAACGCGTTGTCGTCTGCGTCGGTAAGTAGTTCATTGTCAGCTTCAATGTCGTTATAATTGTATAgcgattcttcttcatcatcggGACCCGGAATATACTCTCCACCGTCGGAGGACTCGTCATCCGAGTCTGACGGAGGTTGTATATCCAGGAACTTGTGTCTACAGGTCGGACAGTTTCCGTGCTGCCGTTAAAATAAGCCGCGATAGGCGaatccacaaaaaaaaacgatcAAACCATTCCTCTGATCCATTCTACGAGACTGAGAATGATAGTTACAAATATAGTCAGCGAAAGGCACGAGACCGAATCATCCCTACTCACTCTTTCAAGCAAAATATATGTCCACAGGATTCCAGCTGAGTAACCCCAATAGCAGAATCCTCCGAGATCGGCTTTTCGTTGAGGATATCTTGAAAGGGGACGAGACATATCGGGCAGAAGTCGCCCTCGGATAGCTGGTGTGATTCAAGCAGTGAGAGGGAGTTGATGAAGATGGTAGTAGTGAGTTCGTGTTCGCGGCTGGTCATTGAGTTCAGAGAATAGGGGATCCTGAACGAACAAATCAACAAACAACGCGAACGCGCCCTAGTCACGTGGTGGCAGTCCCGAAGACCGGAGTTATTGCGCTTCCTTCCCGCTACACCCAATTTATACTAGACGGTACCTCTTGCATGCTTTTCGTCGTCCGTAATTCAAATTTCCAAACAATCGGATCTATCAACGCATCACCTCATGGTCTCGCTCCAATAACTTTCCGGAGCCAAGTCTTAATACTCTATAAAAGCCATGCGGGTCTTCAAGTGCACTCACCCTTTTCGTCTCATCGATATTCCCTACAATGGCCGGGTCGACTCACTCTGTCCAGGAGAAGAATTCGGATCCTGCATCAGAGCTTTCGGATGCTGATGAAGAATATGGGGGAACTGAAGCTCGCCGTAAGCTGGAGAAGAAGTTGTTGCTGAAGGTTGATCTTAGGATGAGCATCCTCATCGCAATCTACATTTTGAATTATGTGAGACCTCTAATTTTTTCAATCCTTCAACTATCTTAGAAAGGTTTTTAGATCGACAGAAACAATGCAGCGTGAGTTGTCAGCAGAATCACTTGGGTCAAGCGCTCACTTGTGGTTCAAATCGTGCTCATCAGTGCTGCTCGGGCCAGAGGACTCGAGACTGATTTGAAATTACAAGGACAAGAATTTCCGACACTTCTGTCTATCCTGTACGTAGGGTATATTGTGATGCAGATTCCCTCGTCAGTACATCCTTCATTCTCTACTACTACTTCAGTTCACATTCCGTATTAGAAACATGTTCTTGAACTGGATAGCAAAACCATCAATCTATCTCCCAGGCTGTATGATTATATGGGGCATGATTTCGGTGCTGACCGGTACGGTAGCTCGTTCTTTCACTAGTTACAGACTAATGTTCGTCTGCGTTCGCTACAGGCGTCGCGCACAAGTACGTTCCTTCTCAAGCAACATAAACCTTCCGGTCTCTCATGAATCTCGACTGACCAGCTTTGTCGGCGCACTCCTGACTCGATTCTTTCTTGGCTTTGTCGAGGCGGCATTTTTTCCCGGCGCGTTGTTCCTGCTCTCAAAGGAAAGTTTAAATATAACGGATTCTCCGTCACGATGCTGATTTAGTGTGCAGTGGTACAGGCGAGATGAAATCGGTCTCCGAACAGCCATTCTTGCTTGTGGTAATCTTATATCCAATGCCTTTGGTATGTTACACTACCTGATTATTGCCTTCGTGCTTTTTACCTACCTGGTACCTTCAGGTGCACTCATCGCCTCGGGCATATTAAGTATGGGCGATACACTCGGCCACGCAGCTTGGAGGTGATTATCTGGCCCTCGTCGTCTCTTGGATGCAATTTGACGTTGTACTCGAACAGGTGGCTTTTCTACATCGAAGGCGCAATTACCATAGCCATTGCAGTTATTGCtatgttcattcttcccGACTTCCCTGAATCGAGCAAATGGCTTTCACCTCTTGAGCGAAAACTAGCCATGCAAAGAATGAAAGAGGATGTCGGTGTCGGGGATAGCAATGAAACCGAACCAAGCGGACGCACTTCTGGGCTCTGGCTATGCTTGACAGACTGGAGAGTGTGGTGGTTTGCTCTTGCTTTGACATCGATCGTCGTGGCTCTCTCTTTCAACGCATTCTTTCCAACTTTGACGGACACTCTCGGGTATAGCAAGACTATTAGTTTACTGTTGTGCGCCCCTCCATGGGGATTCGCTACCATTGTATCCTTCATCATATCTCGGTAAGTCTCGAATCTTTCCTCTGTGCTTGTTCGTTGCTAACTCTGCGCCCATGTAGCCATTCCGATAAAACGGGGGAGCGATTTTATCATATCGCGTTTCCTTTCACGTTCGGAATAGTTGGTTTCATCATTGCAATCAGCACCATGAACACGGCAGCAAGATATGTTGCACTGTACGCTGGTTTGATTTCTTCGGGAAAACCTCCAGTACCTGATAACAATACTTCTTAGGTTTTTAATGGCACAAACCTATGCGGGTTTCATCGTCATGCTTGCCTGGATTAGTAACACCTTCATCCGTCCACCTTCAAAACGTGCTGTTGCGCTCGCTTTCATTAATGCCTTTTCGCAATTGGGCAATGTGGCTGGATCGTGAGTCTCATGAGCATACAGGAGCCCGTCTTCCGGTCgctaaaactagtaaacaGCTACGTCTGGCCGAAAATGTGGGACCCTACTTATCGTAATTCTTACGCCATCACTATCTCTACGGCTGGGTTGTCCATTGTATTGTGCTTTGTCATGAAACTTCACTTGGTGTCCTTGAACAAAAaactggaggaggaggagaatgacGCAGAGAAAGGAGTTGAAGTAACAAAGGGATTCAGGTACCTAACATAAGTAGTCATCTAGTACCATTCGGTATACAAAAGGTACGGATGTAATGTCATGCTCGTTCAATGGGTGCCGGGCGACAAGCAGCCGTAGAGTATCTCTTTCAACTGACCGGCAAGTAAGTTCATTCTCGAAACTAATATTAATTCATCACCATACCACGATGTGTTGCCACTCCCATTGGGCATCAGCGCTTCAGTTTCCATGTGGTCTATTGATACTTTTCATTTCCACTGTTCAATGTAAGCTCTTCAAAGATCACAATGTGGATTGTGTGGACAAGTCGGTTTGCATGTTTTTGCCGCTTGTCGGCTCGTTGTTACCAACAAAAGCGGTCCCACGCGAGCTTGATGTAATTGAAATTAATATGCGCGGACCTGGTAATTTTTATGTCCCTTGCCTCCATCTTAAAACGTCGGACTTGCCCTTCATGCCTTTCGTTCCGGGTACATCGTCTCTATTCCACCCAAGCAGCATTTCGGCACGCTGTCTCACTGTCTGCAGGTAGTAGCTCATCCTCAACTTCATTCGATATTCCCACCGACCCACTACAATCGGTCCCCAAGttgaaaaagaccaaaagaGCTCCAAAACCACCCTCGAGAAACCTGTTGGAGGACACCAAAGTTGAGGAGTACCTCGCCGAAATTGCCGCCAGTAGACACATAGTTACACTTGCGGATTTAACACGTCTGAGACCGGACAGACATTCCGATCCTATTACTCCGCAATACGAGGTTGAATACAACAATCTCTTGGATAGAGTACAGCAAGCATTCAACAAAAAGCAGCTTATTCATTTTGTCGACCTTCTCGGCATCTCTCGACCGAAACAAAGGACTAAATCTGCGTTTGCAGTACAAGTCATCGAACAAGGCTGGGGGTGGCCCTCGCTGACTGTAGTTCAGAAGCGCCGTCGCGATTGGAGTGAAGTGGAAACAGAGTGTATGTCTTATGTTTCATTTTCTTATGGAGTTCACCATAATGACAAGAAATGAAGTTTTTCCTCTCAACCCTCCTCAGTCCTTCTTATTTTTGGGAAAAGGTAGTGTTTTTCCATGCACGCAGAAGAATATCACTGACGTGTACTAATAGATGGATCGGACCTGCTTGAATTCTCGACGGAATACAATGTGCATGTCGCCTTCTCTTCGAAGCCTCTTGGTCTAAAGGTGGAAGGTCTACGGGGAGCTTTGGATCACGTGAGGTCTCATGTAGCTACTCTGAAAGAGGTCAGTTGGCGTCTTGTGCTCATGAAATTAACCTTACCGGAATGCAGGACATTGAAGAAGATTTCTTGACTCTTCCACCCAATAATACCCCGAATATTACTCTCCTCCAACGCGTTTCCCGTATTTCTAGTGCTTTTGCGGAAAATTTTGGTTCAAACGAGGCAAGGTTTCCTATTATATTCTGAGTGACACGCCTTGACTCTCATTGAAGATACGAATATCGTATAAGCGAAGTAATCCGCGATCTGCACTTGTTGCTAAACGACTGGTTACACAAGCGTCTTGTCTGGTGATTAAATTCAACACTTGTCTATTTGCGCACCTAACTCAAGCGGCTTCTTAGACTTCAGAAGATATGCAACCATCTATCCTGACATACGTACCTCCTGGCGTGGCCAGCTCAACTGCCACCCCTATGTCTTTGTTTCCCCATAGTTACGCCTTATACCCTTTTCTTTCTACCCGGACTATCCCTTGGCTTTTAGATGCAAAAGGTGCTTTCAGACTGCGGGGGGTGGGTGAATGGATTGGAGTAGAAGctactgaagacattgacaaAACTGGTGGCCTGGTGCTTGGACGTGGACGTCTAATTGATTTGGAAGAGTGCGTCACTTGACATTATGTCTACGAGCATGTTTTCATGATTTACAGAAACGTGAAGGACCTGAGACAACTTCTGAAAACCTTATTTAAGGGAGATTCCGCGTATACACGAGAAAGTTATGCGTCGTGGGTCCGATTTTACCAATCATCATTATATCCATTGATCTTCAATCACCAGGATGGGACATATACTATTTCCTTCCCCGCAACCAACCATTCTTCCGCCTCTTAAAGGTTCTTGGCCCCTAGGAAAGGGCCTTAATTGGATCAGTAGCCATAGGGCGAGGCATATCTTTACTACCAGGTTAGTTTCGTCTGACGTCTAAATCACATCCAACTAAGGTGGGACAGTTTACCAGCCGCATTACTAGAGACTTTGCCCGGTAACAGAAGCATTATACACCGGCTGGTCTATCAAGCCCTTCCCACCGTGACGCCACTTCAGGAGAACAGGAATCCATTCCCAAAAGTAATTAAGTTCGAGATGACGCTTTCCCTGCCGAGTGCCTCCCCCCCACCTCCTCGAACACTTTCAGACGAATCTGGCGTAGAACCTTCGGAGACCAAAGGAGAGGAACAAGAGATCCCTTCATTTCCGCGACAATGTTTTCTTGGAAGCGAGGCTGCAATAGACCTGATGTTACCGGATCGGTAAGTGCCGCTTTTGCTCGTGATGTTGGCTATTGAACTCCAACCGAACATCAGTCCTATGGACATACGTTTTTCAGCTGCTGAGTTCCGCGCAATTCAAGATGTGGACTGGCCGAGGGAATTGGGAGCATACGCGGACGCTGTCACTTCATTGTAAGCGATCTTGACATACTTCAAAACAGCAACTAATGTAGTGATCAtgaaagtttaaacttttcGGATTCACAAGCTCAACAGCCCGACACCCCCCTTACGCTGCAATACGGGAAAAACACGTTCATGTTACGGTCTAGTTCCAACGTTCGGCAGAATCAGGAAATCATCGACATTCCTGGATCCGATCCAATTCGTGCTAAAACTGAAAGCGTCCTCGACCTGGAGGCGAATCAGAAAACTACTCGTTGCCAGGTAGGATGAACTGTCCTTCTTTACCGACGTTGAACTCTGATGCTCTCTTTACTTCCTTCAGCTGACTTGCCAGGATATTCTCTCAGATGATGAATGGCGAGAGTTCCTCAGAGGTTGTGACTATCTTTCCAGCTTTCCACGGATTAAAAAGGCGCACGATTTGTTAGATTAACTGGATACCTATTTATATATACTCAGTCTCAATTAATTTCTCTCATCGCTTTACTCCACGGCACGCAGCGAACGTGTGTTCTGAGGAATTGTTGAGAATGAGGAATGCTCGGGAACAAATGATAATTAACGCCATTTGGAAACCTAGCAGCGGCTCGCGCGTGTGGATGTTGGGGAACGGTACAGTAATACTCATACACCTGATCCTCCAACTGCCTCATtcctttctccttcctctcgtAGAGATACCTCAAGACAGAGAATGAACTCTCTGACATATCTCTCTCGACAATTCGACGTCCTCGCCTCTCCGAAAACTCCGCCACCGAACGCATCGTCAGAACGTCCTCCAGATCCGCCTCTGAAACGGGTGAAGACCTGGTCGACTAGTTCTTTCCTGTTCTCTCCTTCGATTTCCCATTCACCTCATAAACGACGAAGCTCACATCCGTCATCCGAACCATCGAGTTCTGCAGCAAGGGCCGCAACACAACCTTCTCTGTCACTAGAAACCCAAATCTCGCCCAAATCACGTTCGGACTCATTGATCGGGCGAGTATATCTAATTCGAATACTGGCATGGGCATGGGAGACTTTTCGAAGGGCATGGACATCGTTGGTCACTAGCTATCTTCCAGTTGAAAAGCAGACAGGCTCTATAGCTGACGAGAAGAGGGATTTGATTATCGAGGAAACCACGGATGATGAGGCTTCCatctcgtcgtcgtcgtcgcttTCGGCAGTAGACCGTAGATCTCCAGTACCACCTTCCATCTCTGTCTCTCCAGATTCCCCAACGCCAAGTCATACAACTGATTCCGCATCGGGTACACCACGTTCAGCCACTCCAACGTTGACAACGCGGAAGACTCCCTTTCACTTCCAGAAAACCTTGGTACTTGATCTGGATGAGACCCTCATACATTCGACCTCACGGCCTATGTCTAACTATACGGGCAGCTCCGGACTATTTGGGATACGGGCCTTTGGAAGTAGGAAAGCAGGTTCTGGCCATGTTGTTGAAGTAGTCTTGGGTGGACGGAGCACTCTCTACCACGTATACAAGCGGCCATTTGTAGACTTCTTTCTTCGAACTG encodes the following:
- a CDS encoding uncharacterized protein (BUSCO:EOG09263F3I), with protein sequence MNSLTYLSRQFDVLASPKTPPPNASSERPPDPPLKRVKTWSTSSFLFSPSISHSPHKRRSSHPSSEPSSSAARAATQPSLSLETQISPKSRSDSLIGRVYLIRILAWAWETFRRAWTSLVTSYLPVEKQTGSIADEKRDLIIEETTDDEASISSSSSLSAVDRRSPVPPSISVSPDSPTPSHTTDSASGTPRSATPTLTTRKTPFHFQKTLVLDLDETLIHSTSRPMSNYTGSSGLFGIRAFGSRKAGSGHVVEVVLGGRSTLYHVYKRPFVDFFLRTVSGWYTLVIFTASMKEYADPVIDWLDAGRGILGNRLFRDSCTQLPNGSYTKDLTIVEPDLARVCLVDNSPVSYKVNEANGVPIEGWTHDPSDEALLDLLPVLDSLRFTSDVRRVLGLRIAGGHS